A stretch of the Aricia agestis chromosome 15, ilAriAges1.1, whole genome shotgun sequence genome encodes the following:
- the LOC121734059 gene encoding tumor necrosis factor alpha-induced protein 8-like protein codes for MVAKSSMEGGAWCARDISLRAQKKFLSRVGGAASARALVLDEHTAKLLDQFLTVLRERVERREAERLVKHVIKAAVKLGVLRRHNQLSPADERALAAFRSKFHTVLMAVISFCEVEFSYDRVFLQDALRESHQSLKSVVERHLSEKSVSRLAGVFNLASRGELLDSLFAGQVDEDVLKLTRMLRKELDRGLL; via the exons CGATGGAGGGGGGTGCGTGGTGCGCGCGCGACATCTCGCTCCGCGCGCAGAAGAAGTTCCTATCGCGCGTCGGCGGCGCGGCCAGCGCGCGCGCGCTAGTTCTCGACGAACATACCGCCAAACTGCTGGACCAG TTCCTGACGGTGCTCCGCGAGCGCGTGGAGAGGCGGGAGGCGGAGCGGCTGGTGAAGCACGTGATCAAGGCGGCGGTGAAGCTGGGCGTGCTGCGGCGACACAACCAGCTGTCGCCCGCCGACGAGCGCGCCCTCGCCGCCTTCCGCAGCAAGTTCCAC acggTGCTGATGGCGGTGATCTCGTTCTGCGAGGTGGAGTTTTCGTACGACCGCGTGTTTCTGCAGGACGCGCTGCGGGAGTCACACCAGTCGCTCAA GTCGGTAGTAGAGAGGCATCTATCAGAGAAGTCCGTGTCCCGCCTAGCCGGAGTGTTCAATCTCGCGTCGAGGGGTGAGTTGTTAGATTCCCTCTTCGCCGGCCAGGTCGATGAGGACGTGCTCAAACTCACGCGCATGCTGCGGAAAGAACTGGACCGGGGGCTGCTATAA